A genome region from bacterium includes the following:
- a CDS encoding nucleoside deaminase: MNLLAAAGDDYFMGLALAEAARAAAAGEVPIGCVIAREGKVLARAHNQVELLKDATAHAEMIALTQAAAAREDWRLDGCCLFVTKEPCPMCAGAMIKARVSRLVFGAPAPRDGAAGSVVDLFSLPALGGAVEVLGGVRGEECGELLKEFFRGVREEKERPRPGPGS, from the coding sequence GTGAACCTGCTCGCCGCCGCCGGGGACGACTACTTCATGGGCCTGGCCCTGGCCGAGGCCGCCCGGGCCGCCGCCGCCGGGGAAGTCCCGATCGGCTGCGTCATCGCCCGGGAGGGGAAAGTGCTGGCCCGGGCCCACAACCAGGTGGAACTGCTCAAGGACGCCACCGCCCACGCGGAGATGATCGCCCTCACCCAGGCCGCGGCCGCCCGCGAGGACTGGCGCCTGGACGGCTGCTGCCTCTTCGTGACCAAGGAACCGTGCCCGATGTGCGCCGGGGCCATGATCAAGGCCCGGGTCTCGCGCCTGGTCTTCGGCGCCCCCGCCCCCCGGGACGGGGCGGCTGGGTCGGTGGTCGATCTCTTCTCCCTGCCCGCCCTGGGCGGCGCGGTCGAGGTCCTGGGGGGAGTGCGGGGCGAGGAGTGCGGGGAATTGCTGAAGGAGTTTTTCCGCGGGGTCCGGGAGGAGAAGGAACGCCCCCGGCCCGGCCCCGGCTCCTGA